A portion of the Francisella uliginis genome contains these proteins:
- the pyk gene encoding pyruvate kinase has translation MRRTKILATLGPASESREALTEMIKAGVNAVRCNFSHGSAEDHRKRVDLIRQIAKEQDTYVGILADLQGPKIRLSKFKKGSVEIKKGQKFTLDADLGLEDGDENSVSIDYKELIQDVKKGDILLVDDGKIVLEVDSVKGNKAVTKVVVGGKVSNNKGINKKGGGLTAPALTDKDKEDIKIAAMLQVDFLAVSFVRDGKDMEYARQLVNEAGWKPAMVAKIERAEAILEDNLKGIVDASDLVMVARGDLAVEIGDENVPAAQKLIITTARQNEKGSITATQMMESMIENSSPTRAEASDVANAVFDGTDAVMLSAETAVGKYPVETIEAMSRICNSAEHSKYSHMVKKPKIGSCDRVDQAVSVAAVKIANEISAKGLIVLTEGGNTSRWMSRINSDLPIYALSRNATTLGAMTLFRGVVPIFFDSTRMSKLYVNRSASMELESRKLAKDGDVFVLTSGDSMGVHGSTNKIKVVVAGQVR, from the coding sequence ATGAGAAGAACAAAAATCTTAGCCACTCTTGGTCCAGCAAGTGAATCTAGAGAAGCTTTGACAGAAATGATTAAAGCAGGCGTTAATGCAGTAAGATGTAATTTTTCGCATGGTTCTGCAGAAGATCACCGTAAAAGAGTAGATTTGATTCGTCAAATAGCAAAAGAACAAGATACTTATGTTGGTATTTTAGCTGATTTGCAAGGTCCCAAAATTAGATTATCAAAATTTAAGAAAGGTTCTGTAGAGATAAAAAAAGGACAGAAATTTACTCTTGATGCGGACCTGGGTCTTGAAGATGGCGATGAGAATTCTGTGAGCATTGATTATAAAGAGCTAATACAAGATGTAAAAAAAGGCGACATTTTATTAGTTGATGATGGTAAGATCGTTTTAGAAGTTGACTCTGTAAAAGGAAACAAAGCTGTTACTAAAGTTGTAGTAGGTGGTAAAGTTTCTAATAATAAAGGAATCAATAAAAAAGGTGGTGGACTAACGGCACCTGCTCTTACAGATAAAGATAAGGAAGATATTAAAATAGCAGCAATGTTACAAGTAGACTTCTTAGCCGTATCATTTGTCAGAGATGGTAAAGATATGGAATATGCACGTCAACTTGTAAATGAAGCTGGCTGGAAGCCTGCGATGGTTGCTAAGATTGAAAGAGCAGAAGCAATTTTAGAAGATAATCTAAAAGGAATCGTTGATGCTTCTGATCTTGTAATGGTAGCGCGTGGTGATTTAGCAGTAGAGATTGGTGATGAGAATGTTCCTGCTGCGCAGAAGCTGATAATCACAACAGCGCGTCAGAATGAAAAAGGTTCTATTACAGCTACACAAATGATGGAGTCAATGATTGAAAATTCTTCACCAACACGTGCAGAGGCCTCAGATGTTGCAAATGCTGTATTTGATGGTACCGATGCTGTGATGCTTTCAGCTGAAACTGCTGTAGGTAAATATCCTGTAGAAACTATTGAAGCAATGTCACGTATATGTAATTCTGCAGAGCATAGTAAGTATAGTCATATGGTTAAAAAACCTAAGATTGGTAGTTGTGATCGTGTTGATCAAGCTGTATCAGTAGCTGCTGTAAAGATTGCTAATGAAATCAGTGCGAAAGGTCTGATAGTCTTAACGGAAGGTGGTAACACTTCTCGCTGGATGTCACGTATAAATAGTGATTTACCAATTTATGCGTTATCACGTAATGCTACAACACTTGGGGCTATGACTCTATTTAGAGGTGTGGTACCAATATTTTTTGATTCAACTAGAATGTCTAAACTATATGTAAATAGATCAGCATCTATGGAATTAGAAAGTAGAAAACTAGCTAAGGATGGTGATGTTTTTGTTCTAACTAGTGGCGATAGCATGGGTGTGCATGGAAGTACAAATAAAATTAAAGTAGTAGTTGCAGGTCAAGTAAGATAA
- the rpmF gene encoding 50S ribosomal protein L32 translates to MAVQQVKKSRSRRDMRRSHDSLTAPTLSTDKSTGELHLRHHVSPNGFYKGKKVVDTKSED, encoded by the coding sequence ATGGCTGTACAACAGGTTAAAAAAAGCAGATCAAGAAGAGATATGAGAAGATCTCACGATTCTTTAACGGCTCCTACTTTATCTACTGATAAGTCAACTGGTGAGTTACACTTAAGACATCACGTATCACCTAACGGCTTTTACAAAGGTAAAAAAGTTGTAGACACAAAATCTGAAGACTAA
- the fba gene encoding class II fructose-bisphosphate aldolase (catalyzes the reversible aldol condensation of dihydroxyacetonephosphate and glyceraldehyde 3-phosphate in the Calvin cycle, glycolysis, and/or gluconeogenesis): MALVSLRQLLDHAAEHGYGLPAFNVNNLEQVRAVMEAADRVNSPVILQGSAGARKYAGAPFIRHLVLAAIEEYPHIPVCMHQDHGTSPSVCQRSIQLGFSSVMMDGSLKSDGKTPSDYEYNVNVTKTVSDMAHACGVSVEGELGCLGSLETGQAGEEDGVGAEGTLSMDQLLTDPEEAADFVRKTKVDALAIAIGTSHGAYKFTKPPTGDVLSIKRVKEIHARIPDTHLVMHGSSSVPQDWLEVINNYGGAMGETYGVPVEEIVEAIKYGVRKVNIDTDLRMAATGAVRRFMAENPAEFDPRKYNAVAKAAMSEICQARYEAFGSAGMASKIKPISLETMFQKYEAGELDPIIK; this comes from the coding sequence ATGGCTTTAGTTTCACTAAGACAATTGTTAGATCATGCTGCAGAGCATGGGTACGGACTGCCAGCTTTTAATGTAAATAACCTAGAGCAGGTTAGAGCTGTTATGGAAGCTGCAGACAGAGTAAATTCACCTGTTATTTTACAAGGATCTGCAGGTGCTAGAAAATATGCGGGTGCGCCATTTATTAGGCATTTAGTTTTAGCTGCGATAGAAGAGTATCCACATATTCCTGTATGTATGCATCAGGATCATGGTACGTCTCCATCAGTTTGCCAAAGATCTATTCAGTTAGGTTTCTCATCTGTAATGATGGATGGTTCTTTAAAATCAGATGGTAAAACTCCTTCTGATTATGAGTATAATGTAAATGTTACAAAGACAGTTTCTGATATGGCTCATGCTTGTGGTGTATCTGTTGAAGGTGAGTTAGGCTGTCTTGGATCATTAGAAACAGGTCAAGCTGGTGAAGAAGATGGTGTTGGTGCTGAAGGCACTTTGTCTATGGATCAACTATTAACAGATCCTGAAGAAGCTGCTGATTTTGTTAGAAAAACTAAAGTAGATGCTTTAGCTATCGCTATTGGTACTTCACATGGTGCTTATAAGTTTACTAAGCCACCTACAGGTGATGTTTTATCTATCAAGAGAGTAAAAGAAATTCATGCAAGAATTCCTGATACTCATTTGGTAATGCACGGTTCATCATCTGTACCACAAGATTGGTTAGAAGTGATTAATAACTATGGTGGTGCTATGGGTGAAACTTATGGTGTACCTGTAGAGGAAATCGTTGAAGCTATCAAATATGGTGTACGTAAAGTAAATATTGATACAGATTTGCGTATGGCTGCTACAGGTGCAGTTAGAAGATTTATGGCTGAGAATCCTGCAGAATTTGATCCACGTAAATATAATGCAGTTGCAAAAGCAGCAATGTCAGAAATTTGTCAGGCTAGATATGAAGCATTTGGAAGTGCTGGTATGGCTAGTAAGATTAAGCCTATCTCACTTGAAACAATGTTCCAAAAATATGAAGCTGGTGAATTAGATCCAATTATCAAATAA
- a CDS encoding phosphoglycerate kinase has translation MNFLTLRDVDLKGKRVLVRVDFNVPVKNGKVTSKVRIEAAIPTIQYILDKGGAVILMSHLGRPTEGEYDPQFSLEPVAEALSGIINKPVKFAKDWLKGVDVEAGEIVMCDNVRFNKGEKKSNEELSQKIASLGDVFVMDAFATAHRAQASTYGVAEFIPVACAGLLLAKEISALEKVLKAPKEPMAAIVGGSKVSTKLMVLHNLLKKVKILVVGGGIANTFLKAQGYDVGASLYEEDLVIEAKEIIAEANLKGIIIPIPRDVRVAKKFDENAEAVIKDVHDIAHDDMILDIGPKSEEYITECLKQANTILWNGPVGVFEFDNFAEGTKALSLAIADSDAFSVAGGGDTIAAIEKFDITNKVSYISTAGGAFLELLEGKKLPAVEMLIQKAKK, from the coding sequence ATGAATTTTCTAACTTTAAGAGATGTTGATTTAAAGGGTAAAAGAGTTCTTGTTCGAGTAGACTTTAATGTACCTGTCAAAAATGGCAAAGTTACAAGTAAAGTTAGAATAGAGGCCGCGATCCCAACAATTCAATATATTTTAGATAAAGGTGGGGCTGTTATTTTAATGTCTCATCTTGGTCGTCCTACTGAAGGTGAATATGATCCTCAGTTTTCATTAGAGCCTGTAGCAGAAGCATTATCTGGAATTATTAATAAGCCAGTTAAATTTGCTAAAGATTGGCTAAAAGGTGTTGATGTTGAAGCTGGTGAAATCGTTATGTGTGATAACGTCCGCTTTAATAAAGGTGAGAAAAAATCTAATGAAGAGCTCTCTCAAAAGATAGCAAGTCTTGGTGATGTTTTTGTTATGGATGCTTTTGCTACGGCGCATAGAGCACAAGCATCAACCTATGGCGTTGCTGAATTTATTCCGGTAGCATGTGCAGGGTTGCTTTTAGCTAAAGAGATTAGTGCTTTAGAAAAAGTTCTCAAAGCTCCTAAAGAACCAATGGCTGCTATAGTTGGAGGTTCTAAGGTATCTACTAAGCTAATGGTTTTACATAATTTACTAAAAAAGGTAAAGATCTTAGTAGTTGGCGGAGGTATTGCAAATACTTTTTTAAAAGCTCAAGGTTATGATGTTGGTGCTTCATTATATGAGGAAGATCTTGTTATTGAAGCTAAAGAAATTATAGCAGAAGCTAATTTAAAAGGTATTATCATTCCAATACCAAGAGATGTTAGGGTAGCCAAGAAATTTGATGAAAATGCTGAGGCTGTAATAAAAGATGTGCATGATATTGCTCATGATGACATGATTTTAGATATTGGTCCTAAGTCAGAAGAATATATAACAGAATGCTTAAAGCAAGCAAATACTATTCTTTGGAATGGTCCTGTAGGAGTTTTTGAATTTGATAACTTTGCAGAAGGCACTAAAGCTCTATCATTAGCTATAGCAGACTCAGATGCTTTTTCAGTCGCTGGTGGCGGTGATACAATTGCTGCGATAGAGAAGTTTGATATAACGAATAAAGTCTCCTATATATCTACGGCTGGTGGAGCATTTTTAGAGCTTTTAGAAGGTAAGAAATTGCCTGCGGTAGAGATGCTGATACAAAAGGCAAAAAAGTAA
- the gap gene encoding type I glyceraldehyde-3-phosphate dehydrogenase translates to MRVAINGFGRIGRLAFRQMFDKDGIEIVAINDLTNPKMLAHLLKYDSAQGRFSKAAVTSAKEDSIVVDGKEIKIYAEKDAANLPWGELNVDVVLECTGFYVSKAKSQAHIDAGAKKVVISAPAGNDLPTVVFGVNHDILNSDEKIISAASCTTNCLAPMAKGLHDLATIESGFMTTIHAYTGDQNTLDAPHAKNDFRRARAAAANIVPNSTGAAKAIGLVIPELAGKLDGAAQRVPVPTGSLTELVAVVSKNITAEDVNAAMKAAANDSFGYTEEELVSSDIIGISEGSLFDATQTKVTSLGDKSLVKIVSWYDNEMSYTNQMVRVVEYFGAL, encoded by the coding sequence ATGAGAGTTGCAATTAATGGTTTCGGTAGAATTGGTCGTTTAGCTTTTCGTCAAATGTTTGATAAGGACGGAATTGAAATTGTTGCGATTAATGATTTAACAAATCCAAAAATGTTAGCACATTTATTAAAGTATGATTCTGCTCAAGGTAGATTCTCAAAAGCGGCTGTGACATCAGCAAAAGAAGATTCTATAGTTGTAGATGGTAAAGAAATTAAAATATATGCAGAGAAAGATGCAGCTAACTTACCATGGGGTGAGTTAAATGTAGATGTTGTACTAGAGTGTACAGGTTTTTATGTGTCAAAAGCAAAATCACAAGCTCATATAGATGCTGGTGCTAAAAAAGTAGTTATTTCTGCTCCTGCTGGAAATGATCTACCAACAGTAGTATTTGGTGTTAACCATGATATATTAAACTCTGATGAGAAAATCATATCTGCTGCATCTTGTACAACTAACTGTTTAGCTCCTATGGCTAAAGGTTTACATGATTTAGCTACAATTGAAAGTGGTTTCATGACTACTATCCATGCTTATACAGGTGATCAAAATACTTTAGATGCTCCTCACGCAAAAAATGATTTTCGTCGTGCAAGAGCTGCTGCTGCAAATATCGTGCCTAATTCAACTGGTGCAGCTAAAGCTATTGGCTTAGTTATTCCAGAGTTAGCTGGTAAGCTAGATGGTGCTGCACAACGTGTTCCTGTACCTACTGGTTCTTTAACTGAGCTTGTTGCTGTAGTATCTAAAAATATTACTGCAGAGGATGTTAATGCTGCAATGAAAGCCGCTGCTAATGATTCATTTGGTTATACTGAAGAAGAGCTAGTGTCAAGCGATATTATAGGTATTTCAGAAGGTTCATTATTTGATGCTACTCAAACTAAAGTTACTTCACTTGGTGATAAGTCATTGGTTAAAATTGTATCTTGGTATGATAATGAAATGTCTTATACAAACCAAATGGTTAGAGTCGTAGAATATTTTGGAGCTTTATAA
- a CDS encoding YceD family protein has product MKDSFYKINHTIYSKQKRELENYKIIIDDVKQISDLIYDETHTFIGDFSFFEEKNYPCIKYTIKGTIKLICQNTLEPFDYDFKVSNSVIIVEDDRLAVDSLNEPFICEDSVIDLRGILKEEIILDLPLVPKKDSNTCKKVKKHSYYSEQENVVKEKRNPFEVLKNLK; this is encoded by the coding sequence ATGAAAGATAGTTTTTATAAAATAAATCACACCATATATTCTAAGCAAAAAAGGGAGTTAGAAAACTACAAAATAATAATCGATGATGTTAAACAAATTTCAGATCTAATATATGATGAAACTCATACTTTCATAGGCGATTTTTCTTTTTTTGAAGAGAAAAACTATCCTTGTATTAAATATACCATTAAGGGAACAATAAAACTTATTTGTCAAAATACTCTAGAACCTTTTGATTATGATTTTAAGGTGTCAAATAGTGTAATAATAGTTGAGGATGACAGATTAGCAGTAGATAGTCTTAACGAGCCTTTTATATGCGAAGATTCAGTCATTGATTTGCGCGGTATTCTGAAAGAAGAAATCATCTTAGATCTACCTTTAGTGCCAAAAAAAGATTCTAACACTTGTAAAAAAGTAAAAAAACATTCATACTATAGCGAACAAGAAAATGTTGTAAAAGAAAAAAGGAATCCTTTTGAGGTTCTTAAAAACTTAAAGTGA
- the plsX gene encoding phosphate acyltransferase PlsX, which translates to MSYKISIDAMGGDNGLNTTIPAALEAVKKDSNLQIVLVGDHHKVKRALDRYSKVKKIKLPVLQRVAIHHASETVAMDESPSIAVRKKKDSSMRVAINLVKDGTVDACVSAGNTGALMATSKFVLKTVNGVDRPAIVYALPAYNRETGQLSKTYMLDLGANVVCSSEQLFQFAIMGSILAASSKGVAEPRVSLLNIGEEEMKGLDNIKNAAKLLQGCDFINYQGYIEGKYIFDDSTDVIVCDGFVGNVSLKTMEGSLRLIESLIKKSIRETSWLMKVPVVMALPLFKKMKTGMNLDSFNGASLLGLTGIVVKSHGSASANAFETAIYEAIKEIKYNIPKTIQESLEKVL; encoded by the coding sequence ATGAGTTATAAAATATCTATAGATGCTATGGGTGGTGACAACGGTTTAAATACTACAATCCCTGCAGCTCTTGAAGCAGTAAAGAAAGACTCTAACCTACAGATTGTACTTGTTGGTGACCATCACAAAGTTAAAAGAGCTTTAGACAGATACTCAAAGGTAAAAAAAATAAAACTACCAGTTTTGCAAAGAGTAGCTATCCATCATGCCAGTGAAACAGTTGCCATGGATGAATCTCCTTCTATCGCTGTTAGAAAAAAGAAAGACTCATCAATGCGCGTAGCTATAAACCTTGTCAAAGATGGTACAGTTGATGCTTGTGTCAGCGCTGGAAATACTGGCGCTTTAATGGCTACATCAAAATTCGTTTTAAAAACTGTCAATGGTGTTGATCGTCCTGCTATCGTATATGCACTTCCTGCGTACAATAGAGAAACTGGACAACTAAGCAAAACTTATATGCTTGACCTTGGTGCTAATGTTGTTTGCTCTTCTGAGCAACTTTTCCAATTTGCGATCATGGGATCAATCTTAGCTGCCAGCTCAAAAGGAGTTGCTGAACCTAGAGTTTCACTATTAAATATTGGTGAAGAAGAAATGAAAGGTTTAGACAATATCAAAAATGCGGCTAAACTACTTCAAGGTTGCGACTTCATCAATTACCAAGGTTATATCGAAGGTAAATACATTTTTGATGACTCTACTGATGTTATTGTTTGTGACGGCTTCGTTGGTAACGTATCTTTAAAGACTATGGAAGGTAGCTTAAGGCTTATTGAATCTTTAATAAAAAAATCTATAAGAGAAACTTCTTGGTTAATGAAAGTTCCTGTAGTGATGGCATTACCATTATTTAAGAAAATGAAGACAGGCATGAATCTAGACAGCTTTAATGGGGCTTCATTATTAGGTTTAACAGGAATTGTTGTAAAGAGCCATGGTAGCGCTAGTGCAAATGCTTTTGAAACAGCAATTTATGAAGCAATCAAAGAAATCAAATATAATATTCCTAAAACAATTCAAGAATCTTTAGAAAAAGTTCTTTAA
- a CDS encoding trehalase family glycosidase produces the protein MSNKPLIQLSGDLFEAVQLKPCFDDSKYFVDMTPKKSPDEILKEYENLKNSKDFDLKAFIEDNFYPPVSEKIFDSNQKISLSQYIKQMWSFLHQSSDQQNSLSSLISLPKPYIIPGGRFREVYYWDCYFTCEGLREDDEIEMIKDIADNFAYLIDTVGFVPNANRKYYLTRSQPPLFYLIVNILYQELGISAINKYLTPLEKEYSFWMNTQRNVNGLNRYWDDSATPRPESYREDIEHAENINDKPKFYRNIRAACESGWDFSSRWFAKEDDFNTIQTTDILPVDLNSYLYGLEHLLGKWFLEISNQEKANKYFKLSEKRKELVQNRFWDNDKGFFYDLNHTTNNLTTISSLAGVTPLFLNIATKEQAQQVANIIENQFLTEHGLITTVTHTSQQWDSPNGWAPLHFEAVIGLRNYGFDKLAEIIAKRFVNTVNQKFNETGKIREKYDVIDPKTNAGGGEYIVQDGFGWTNGVTTSFIKMYNIKI, from the coding sequence ATGTCAAATAAACCTCTAATCCAACTATCTGGCGACCTTTTTGAAGCAGTTCAACTAAAACCTTGTTTTGATGATTCTAAATATTTTGTCGATATGACACCTAAAAAATCTCCTGATGAAATATTAAAAGAATATGAGAACTTAAAAAACTCAAAAGATTTTGATCTTAAAGCATTTATTGAAGATAACTTTTATCCTCCTGTATCAGAAAAAATTTTTGATAGTAATCAAAAAATATCACTATCACAATATATTAAACAAATGTGGAGTTTTTTACATCAATCTTCTGATCAGCAAAACTCTTTAAGCTCTCTTATATCACTACCAAAACCTTATATAATCCCAGGAGGTAGATTTAGAGAGGTTTATTATTGGGATTGTTATTTTACTTGTGAAGGTCTACGTGAAGATGATGAGATCGAAATGATTAAGGATATCGCCGATAACTTTGCATACCTTATAGATACTGTGGGATTTGTGCCAAATGCCAATCGAAAATATTATCTAACTCGCTCTCAGCCACCATTGTTCTATTTAATTGTAAATATCTTATATCAAGAGCTAGGTATTTCTGCAATTAATAAATACTTAACACCTCTAGAAAAAGAATATTCATTTTGGATGAATACTCAGCGAAATGTAAATGGTTTAAATAGATATTGGGATGACTCTGCAACACCAAGGCCAGAATCATATAGAGAAGATATTGAGCATGCAGAAAACATCAATGATAAACCAAAATTCTATCGTAATATTCGTGCTGCTTGCGAATCTGGCTGGGATTTCTCTAGTCGCTGGTTTGCCAAAGAAGATGATTTTAATACTATTCAAACAACAGATATTTTACCTGTGGATTTAAATAGTTATTTATATGGACTTGAGCACCTACTTGGAAAATGGTTTTTAGAAATTTCAAATCAAGAAAAGGCTAATAAATATTTTAAATTATCAGAAAAAAGAAAAGAACTTGTCCAAAATAGATTTTGGGATAATGATAAAGGATTCTTTTATGATTTAAATCATACTACCAACAACCTTACAACCATATCAAGCTTAGCGGGAGTAACTCCATTATTTTTAAATATAGCAACAAAAGAACAAGCTCAACAAGTAGCTAATATCATAGAGAATCAATTTCTTACAGAGCATGGACTTATCACAACTGTTACACATACATCACAACAATGGGACTCTCCAAATGGCTGGGCTCCTTTACATTTTGAAGCTGTTATAGGCTTAAGAAATTATGGCTTTGATAAACTTGCTGAAATAATAGCTAAAAGATTTGTAAACACTGTTAATCAGAAGTTTAATGAGACTGGCAAGATTCGTGAAAAATATGATGTTATAGATCCAAAAACAAATGCAGGTGGTGGTGAGTATATTGTTCAAGATGGTTTTGGTTGGACAAATGGAGTAACTACAAGCTTTATCAAAATGTATAATATAAAGATATAA
- the tkt gene encoding transketolase — protein MSLSISQEFSNAIRFLSIDATLKAKSGHPGMPMGMADIATVLWTKYLKHNPKNPNWINRDRFVLSNGHGSMLLYSLLHLSGYDVSIDDIKDFRQLHSKTPGHPEYGYTAGVETTTGPLGQGVANAVGMALGEKLLSQRYNTSETKIIDHHTYVFLGDGCLMEGVSHEACSLAGTLGLNKLIAFWDDNSISIDGDTKGWFTDNTVERFEAYGWNVIKDVDGHDFDSIEQAIIDAKAEQDKPTLICCKTVIGFGSPEKAGTASVHGSPLSDQERASAAKELGWSYGAFEVPEDVYKYWDATEKGHVLEENWQKIWDSYKDSPKFEELNRVLNKELPFELGTAVNEYISSQLANPVKVATRKASQMALEVLCSKMPEMFGGSADLTGSNNTNWSGSVWLNNTDEGANYLSYGVREFGMAAIMNGLSLYGGLKPYGGTFLVFSDYSRNAIRMSALMKQPVVHVMSHDSIGLGEDGPTHQPIEHVPSLRLIPNLNVWRPADTIETMIAWQEAVKSKDTPSVMVLTRQGLQPAVENQEQVIKVSKGGYLVKEHSDAKATIVATGSEVELAINTAKEFENKGIKINVASIPCVEVFDSQSQEYKKSVIKDDIPAVFVEMAQPDMWYKYMPKAGGEVKGIYSFGESAPAADLFKHFGFTVENISNIVAKYV, from the coding sequence ATGTCTTTATCTATTTCGCAAGAATTTTCAAACGCTATAAGATTTTTGTCTATTGATGCAACTTTAAAAGCTAAATCAGGACATCCTGGTATGCCTATGGGCATGGCTGATATCGCAACAGTTCTATGGACAAAATATCTTAAACATAATCCTAAAAATCCAAATTGGATAAATCGTGATAGATTTGTACTTTCAAATGGTCATGGTTCAATGCTCTTATATTCATTATTACACTTATCTGGTTATGATGTATCAATTGATGATATAAAAGATTTTAGGCAACTTCATTCGAAAACTCCTGGTCATCCAGAATATGGTTATACTGCAGGTGTTGAGACAACTACTGGACCGTTAGGTCAAGGTGTTGCAAATGCTGTTGGTATGGCTCTAGGAGAAAAGCTTTTATCGCAAAGATATAATACGTCTGAGACTAAAATTATAGATCATCACACTTATGTATTTTTAGGTGATGGTTGTCTAATGGAAGGTGTTTCTCATGAGGCATGCTCTTTGGCTGGAACTTTAGGTTTAAATAAACTAATAGCTTTTTGGGATGATAACAGTATTTCTATTGATGGAGATACTAAAGGATGGTTTACAGATAATACAGTTGAAAGATTCGAGGCTTATGGTTGGAATGTTATCAAAGATGTTGATGGCCATGATTTTGATTCTATAGAGCAAGCTATTATTGATGCAAAAGCTGAGCAGGACAAACCAACTTTGATATGCTGTAAAACAGTTATTGGTTTTGGCTCCCCTGAAAAAGCAGGAACAGCTTCAGTTCATGGTTCACCTTTGAGTGATCAAGAGAGAGCTTCTGCTGCAAAAGAGCTAGGATGGAGCTATGGAGCATTTGAAGTACCTGAAGATGTATATAAATATTGGGATGCAACAGAGAAGGGCCATGTTTTAGAAGAAAATTGGCAAAAAATATGGGATTCCTATAAAGATAGTCCTAAATTTGAAGAATTAAATAGAGTTTTAAATAAAGAATTACCTTTTGAATTGGGTACAGCTGTTAACGAATATATTAGCTCTCAGTTAGCAAACCCTGTAAAAGTAGCTACACGTAAGGCTTCTCAAATGGCATTAGAAGTATTATGCAGTAAAATGCCAGAAATGTTTGGTGGATCAGCGGATTTAACGGGATCAAATAATACTAACTGGAGTGGTTCTGTTTGGTTAAATAATACTGATGAAGGGGCTAACTATCTTTCTTATGGAGTTAGAGAGTTTGGTATGGCTGCTATTATGAATGGCTTAAGCTTATATGGTGGATTAAAGCCTTATGGTGGTACATTCTTAGTATTTAGTGATTATTCTAGAAATGCTATTAGGATGTCTGCGCTTATGAAGCAACCAGTAGTTCATGTTATGTCACATGACTCTATCGGTTTAGGGGAAGATGGTCCAACACATCAGCCAATAGAGCATGTACCAAGTCTAAGATTAATACCAAATCTTAACGTTTGGAGACCTGCAGATACTATTGAGACAATGATTGCTTGGCAAGAAGCAGTTAAATCGAAAGATACGCCAAGTGTGATGGTTTTAACTCGTCAAGGATTACAACCTGCTGTTGAAAACCAAGAACAAGTTATAAAAGTCTCAAAAGGTGGCTACTTAGTTAAAGAGCATTCTGATGCGAAAGCAACAATTGTTGCTACTGGATCGGAAGTCGAATTAGCTATAAATACAGCGAAAGAGTTTGAGAATAAAGGTATAAAGATAAATGTAGCTTCTATACCTTGTGTAGAAGTATTTGACTCACAAAGTCAAGAATATAAAAAATCAGTAATCAAAGATGACATCCCTGCTGTTTTTGTAGAAATGGCACAGCCTGATATGTGGTATAAATATATGCCAAAAGCTGGGGGTGAGGTAAAAGGGATCTATAGTTTTGGTGAGTCAGCGCCAGCTGCAGATTTATTTAAACATTTTGGCTTTACTGTAGAAAATATCAGCAACATTGTTGCTAAATATGTGTAA